In the genome of Actinomycetota bacterium, the window GATCCTGCCGTTGATCCTGTTCTTCGCCCTGCAGCGATACTTCGTCCAGGGCATCCTGGCCGGCGCGGTGAAAGGCTGATCGACCATGGCGAGGGTGTATTGGGAGCACGCCTACAAGAGCTACGGCCGCCGGGGCGAGGGTGACGGCGGGCTGGCGCTCAAGGACTTCGACCTTGAGGTTCCCGACAAGGAGTTCATGGTGCTGGTCGGGCCTTCCGGATGCGGCAAGTCCACGGCGCTTCGCTGCCTGGCGGGGCTCGAGCAGATCACGGAGGGCGGCATCTGGATCGGCGACCGTCTCGTCACTCACGTGCAGCCCAAGGACCGCGACATCGCGATGGACTGTCACTCCTACGCGCTGTACCCGCACAAGCCGGTGGCGCGCAACATAGGCTTCGGGCTGAAGATCAGGCACGTGCCCAAGGACGAGATCGAGCGAAAGGTGCGCAGCGCGGCCCAGATACTGGGGGTGGAGGAGCTCCTGCAGCGAAAGCCCGGGCAGCTCTCCGGAGGTCAGCGGCAGCGCGTCGCCCTGGCCCGGACGATCGTGCGCGAGCCCAGGGCCTTCCTTCTGGACGAGCCGCTCTCGAACCTCGACGCGAAGCTGCGGGTGCACACCCGTGCCGAGATAAGCAAGCTCCACCGGAACCTGGGCGCGACGTTCATCTATGTCACGCACGACCA includes:
- the ugpC gene encoding sn-glycerol-3-phosphate ABC transporter ATP-binding protein UgpC, which encodes MARVYWEHAYKSYGRRGEGDGGLALKDFDLEVPDKEFMVLVGPSGCGKSTALRCLAGLEQITEGGIWIGDRLVTHVQPKDRDIAMDCHSYALYPHKPVARNIGFGLKIRHVPKDEIERKVRSAAQILGVEELLQRKPGQLSGGQRQRVALARTIVREPRAFLLDEPLSNLDAKLRVHTRAEISKLHRNLGATFIYVTHDQTEAMTMADRIAVMNLGVIQQVGTPQDLYDRPTNMFVAGFIGSPAMNFFDARVDVEGDKVELDGGTFTVPVPQKVAVWLSKYPGRRLKFGVRPEDLHDKDYPPPDITASPVDVKVDVTELMGNEVFLHLMAGETKLLARVDPRTKVKPGDKVQVVMNMDRLQVFDPESEEALRK